A genomic stretch from Oscarella lobularis chromosome 11, ooOscLobu1.1, whole genome shotgun sequence includes:
- the LOC136192780 gene encoding uncharacterized protein: MEAIVRNSMAVAHVCSDPIRQEIFQSCHEVTKLRRQLSDNLRSVQSTPGTQSVRDAFDATAELLCEEFRVLDRLVNGAVVQQVATVFVDPSTHIHRLIGAAVSPARTTLDPILELNEPIEAFKAHAARLSQVATSAATSSQDARKVRVIQSTAAELDKLTPQIVSAAVATRRNPDDAVAKDHLELLRREWASKVQLLTGSLDEITDKGHFMAASEASIREEMGRCRDAIKDGDTERLAVAAQTICGRARRIADVGRAEISNSDDPNFKARVQRATTRLEAAIPGMSSTSNRVIGNIRDPQAQQNFADAMRELLEGVREVRYSLDGDRAASEEPIVVRKKVIAGRESPAVRDAAVQMTAPQLLHGPKYMSTPSASDSRAEPYNPYKQMFATPSGRDETIQEKKSLLVGSAQSTAASVLEQLGKSATAHSSVLPSPTLPDFGYLGNANTAVMAETTANRLVDAAQSGDQDRVDAQCSAATYLGGNLIGLAEKAANSSTNREKIRLVHVTAAEIEKLVPQMTELAHAVCENPANEAAVERLNTLAHGWAEKVQVLAGALDSMVTPWSGPAVRLARVVQTGGSSLKLDKEAESMRAFSRRMGKLAQAAIAAADAEDNAEITSGGGGGGGMASSAMAATRDPAAAKRVSLVDSLSRDVEKMTPKVIAAAQRVATNPGDKAAIEQFEMLRREWASKVKTLAVAVDDITIGTSSPAEALTQAAERNERSAIKDQGDALRQYASALKDVADCASAGCGDPEKVQAVKVTSGQVEKLTVQLVDAAGDMVETATCDDGSAEKRGLRLDATEKMELLKREWASKVHLLTAVIDDLTSEVSSPVDRLAGSALAVSRSGGIQKDRQLASFREQASSLRARVARVEERCQAAVRNSVERAKAQKVRNCTDFMAKLTPEVISAARELSENPDQVTVEHFQLLRRQWAGRAQLLVTTLDEIADADMTAVSAAVQDLLSPSLAGAGGAGATPSSLASFESFSSSYRPFQQSSLLRSGRTRSEEQLSSMSSSETQRKRASTGDDMISLGSSLSGGGGVGGAGGSKKSSSFLSSAAAQPTPPSARSAQRRRRPLSAVEPSVTTATEMTRSEEELSADISYRSIQEAARLLQEEVNEFEVEGNELIMKANEMAEQMIQMAAYTRGKGELQSKAEMITMAKAIAANGNVMVRFAKGVAERCVDKRMKKDLEYYAEVIPTISQQLRIISSVKAATPRDPSANVMLVKNAQNLMHAVTKTLHAAESACMKGLQDLGADDAATEVAMQWKRKVYKQRTLEAFTAPMGSRGLRKLSRYVAPPLAQGPN; this comes from the exons ATGGAAGCGATTGTGCGCAATAGCATGGCCGTGGCGCACGTCTGCTCCGATCCTATACGCCAGGAAATATTCCAATCGTGCCACGAG GTAACCAAGTTGAGGAGACAGCTGAGTGACAATTTGCGAAGTGTGCAAAGTACGCCTGGGACCCAGTCAGTCAG GGATGCGTTTGATGCTACGGCTGAGCTTCTCTGTGAAGAATTCCGCGTCCTCGATCGACTCGTCAATGGTGCCGTCGTTCAGCAGGTGGCCACCGTTTTTGTCGACCCGTCGACGCACATACATCGGCTCATTGGAGCGGCCGTTTCGCCGGCCAGAACG ACGTTGGATCCGATTCTTGAATTAAATGAGCCCATCGAAGCGTTCAAGGCTCACGCGGCAAGATTGAGTCAAGTTGCCACGTCCGCTGCAACCAGCTCGCAAGACGCAAGGA AGGTTCGCGTGATTCAAAGCACCGCGGCCGAATTGGACAAGCTCACGCCGCAGATTGTGTCGGCTGCCGTGGCAACGCGGCGTAACCCAGACGATGCCGTGGCGAAAGACCACTTGGAGTTGCTGCGTCGCGAGTGGGCGTCCAAAGTGCAATTGCTCACTGGCTCGCTCGACGAAATTACGGACAAGGGTCACTTCATGGCCGCCTCTG AGGCGAGCATTCGAGAAGAGATGGGTCGCTGTCGCGACGCCATCAAAGACGGCGACACGGAACGATTGGCCGTCGCCGCTCAGACGATCTGCGGTCGAGCGAGACGAATTGCCGACGTTGGACGAGCGGAGATCAGCAACAGCGACGATCCCAACTTCAAGGCTCGCGTGCAGAGGGCAACGACTCGCTTGGAAGCAG CTATTCCCGGAATGTCTTCGACGTCCAATCGGGTGATCGGTAACATTCGCGATCCGCAGGCCCAGCAGAATTTCGCCGATGCGATGCGAGAGCTTCTCGAAGGCGTTCGCGAGGTTAGGTACTCTCTGGACGGCGACAGAGCCGCCTCTGAGGAACCGATTGTggtgagaaagaaagtcATAGCAGGAAGAG AAAGTCCCGCGGTTCGCGACGCGGCCGTGCAGATGACAGCGCCCCAGCTTCTCCACGGTCCCAAATACatgtcgacgccgtcggcgagcgaCAGCCGCGCCGAGCCGTACAATCCGTACAAGCAAATGTTCGCCACTCCGAGCGGacgagacgagacgatccaagaaaagaagagtcTTCTCGTCGGATCGGCACAGTCGACGGCCGCTTCCGTGCTGGAACAATTAGGCaagtcggcgacggcacACAGTTCGGTGcttccgtcgccgacgctgcCCGACTTCGGCTACTTGGGAAATGCGAACACAGCCGTTATggccgaaacgacggcgaatcggTTGGTTGACGCGGCGCAGTCTGGAGATCAGGATCGCGTCGATGCGCAAtgctcggcggcgacgtaTCTCGGCGGGAATTTGATTGGTTTGGCCGAAAAAGCAGCCAATTCGTCAacaaatcgcgaaaaaatacG gttggTGCACGTCACGGCGGCTGAGATCGAGAAGCTCGTTCCCCAGATGACCGAACTTGCGCATGCGGTGTGCGAGAATCCGGCAAACGAGGCGGCCGTCGAGCGGCTGAACACGCTCGCGCACGGCTGGGCGGAAAAAGTGCAAGTGCTCGCCGGCGCTCTCGACAGCATGGTGACGCCCTGGTCGGGACCGGCCGTTCGTTTGGCTCGCGTCGTACAGACGGGCGGCAGCAGTCTCAAACTCGATAAAGAG GCCGAGTCTATGAGAGCTTTCTCGCGGAGAATGGGCAAACTGGCTCAGGCAGCCATAGCCGCTGCTGATGCCGAAGACAATGCCGAAATCACgagcggtggcggcggcggcggcggaatgGCTTCCTCAGCGATGGCGGCAACGCGTGATCCGGCTGCGGCGAAACGCGTTTCTCTTGTCGATTCGTTGAGTCGCGACGTGGAAAAGATGACGCCGAAAGTGATTGCCGCCGCTCAACGGGTGGCGACGAATCCTGGCGACAAGGCGGCGATCGAGCAGTTCGAGATGCTTCGTCGCGAGTGGGCGTCGAAAGTGAAGactctcgccgtcgccgtcgacgacattaCGAtcggaacgtcgtcgccggcggaagCGCTTACGCAGGCGGCggaacgaaacgaacgcaGCGCTATCAAGGATCAAGGCGACGCGCTGCGACAGTACGCGTCGGCGCTCAAAGACGTCGCCGACTGCGCGAGCGCGGG gtgcGGCGATCCGGAGAAGGTGCAGGCGGTGAAAGTGACGTCGGGGCAGGTGGAGAAGTTGACCGTTCAGTTGGTCGATGCCGCCGGTGATATGGTGGAGACGGCCACTTGCGACGACGGGTCGGCGGAGAAACGCGGATTGCGATTGGATGCAACGGAGAAAATGGAATTGCTGAAGCGAGAGTGGGCCTCCAAG GTTCATCTCCTAACTGCTGTTATTGATGATTTGACGTCGGAGGTGTCGTCGCCGGTCGACCGTTTGGCCGGATCGGCGTTGGCCGTGAGCCGAAGCGGCGGCATACAGAAAGACCGTCAGTTGGCCTCGTTTCGCGAGcaggcgtcgtcgttgcgcgcgcgcgtggcGCGAGTCGAAGAACGCTGCCAGGCGGCCGTTCGAAATTCGGTGGAACGCGCCAAAGCGCAAAAAGTGCGCAACTGCACGGATTTCATGGCGAAATTGACCCCAGAAGTCATCTCCGCAGCTCGAGAATTATCCG AAAATCCTGATCAAGTGACCGTTGAACACTTCCAGCTATTGCGTCGTCAGTGGGCCGGCAGAGCCCAGCTTTTGGTAACGAcactcgacgaaatcgccgacgccgacatGACCGCTGTATCGG CCGCCGTTCAAGATCTCCTGAGTCCGTCGTTGGCTGGCGCGGGCGGCGCCGGGGCCACGCCGAGTTCTCTCGCTTCTTTCgagtcgttctcgtcgtcatatCGTCCCTT TCAACAGTCGTCTTTACTTCGCAGCGGTCGCACTCGCTCCGAGGAACAACTTTCATCGATGTCGTCATCAGAGACGCAGCGTAAACGCGCGAGTACGGGCGACGATATGATCAGCTTGGGTTCGTCGTTgagcggcggaggcggagtcggcggcgccggcgggtcaaagaaatcgtcgtcgtttttgtcgtcggCCGCCGCTCaaccgacgccgccgtcggcgcgCTCCgctcagcgtcgtcgtcgtcctctcaGTGCCGTCGAGCCGtcggtgacgacggcgacagaaATGACTCGATCGGAAGAGGAGTTGTCTGCTGACATATCCTATCGTTCTATTCAG GAAGCAGCGCGATTGTTGCAAGAGGAAGTGAACGAGTTTGAAGTGGAGGGCAACGAGTTGATAATGAAAGCCAACGAAATGGCCGAGCAAATGATACAGATGGCTGCTTATACtagaggaaaaggagagtTGCAG TCCAAAGCGGAAATGATTACGATGGCCAAAGCGATCGCTGCAAACGGAAACGTCATGGTTCGCTTTGCGAAGGGAGTTGCGGAACGTTGCGTCGATAAAAG AATGAAAAAGGATTTGGAGTATTATGCCGAAGTCATTCCTACGATCAGTCAACAATTGAGAATCATTTCGTCGGTAAAAGCAGCGACACCTCGAGATCCTTCG GCAAACGTTATGCTAGTCAAAAATGCGCAGAATCTCATGCACGCCGTGACCAAAACCCTGCACGCGGCAGAGTCAGCCTGCATGAAA GGTCTTCAGGATCTCGGCGCGGACGATGCTGCCACGGAAGTGGCAATGCAGTGGAAACGGAAGGTGTATAAGCAGCGAACGCTTGAAGCGTTCACTGCTCCCATGGGTTCTCGAGGCCTTCGCAAGCTAAGTCGCTACGTGGCGCCGCCGCTTGCTCAAGGACCCAACTAA
- the LOC136192779 gene encoding mitogen-activated protein kinase kinase kinase 4-like, with translation MDKQSTPIAFPASSYARSDSSGIDDEDYSAEFGTTPPFTARMLKKEKEKSFGRKKPPKTAFSKRLSDPLVETKAFSTQSASPSTTDDARRHAISSTIERKRNRDAKQAEQRIFALGNDFGGGGVAAASKEEISDDDNDNGDEEEEIVPPTTPLSPNVVAARHEFCKTYAMLVKLGTNKRREKEAVVVGPPPPSSSPLSSPVVTVRRHFSHPLLGASGGGGGVQISLMNELWIELQAYIDCRTYDEEVAFLSQARYQVGTVIDDIVNFSMKKVKENAAAAAAAAAAAAAKAKKAIERSSSPQQLPHVLSTGPEDSLIISHSYHREDDEEEENDDRTLINSADFDEDDTAVAAVAAAADVGHPSCPINMPQKKFASPSGTRRVTTSESPVSSITLQRRRPAVTAASASEEVIFREASCITREQLDALDAVRLLMMRLENSQSYYPTLGSLARDYPLYNGDMFQRRLRALNLWYNVMTDLHQKIESLTAWLGVTVAVRPYGSRVKSLRSQALRRLSLQTTMSRPRANTTSLRHDAVATVAAIGRERIRSEECNGAAAAAAASLPPELLLRVASGDDPDSREKQEIIRSLFYTSGGVGGGSMRADEATSTSRYRAFVDKALKQMSLGKLMGKLRRLLHPTLKRAHNALTLTEQSRSVSFDDEQRYEEVMLASSPASPPPRDFSRQASGVPSASKRRKARVALSYEITRMALPSFRMPFIRMLAVPVDVIHECMRLRLEHKPQKEPSALSIKQLIVEYKEAIKAAVDAKKYFRKMLAGVIHLDGILAEIVDSEREDFEDDLKDTLEVYFEYFVSYVNMLQVTTEASRGLKHLLEEEWQFVKEITPHIRSAEAEAGRRFCVMAASLLVMTADYLQGGIDHCFSSLEEGELYYMEQQKRHKVIDVCRYIKSLFHEARERASKALGFAKMLRKDLEIAADFTYSIPTEHLLEDLKATEHVQVKVVHEGEYMMFVPQSLKDSSPQIVQLLNVTCGREESGAGVGAQLRGGYLLLLPVRGLRHSPGSSLGLGEDDATGAAAAATADSLGVEWTGPTVEVNIDIETTIGLTAVQVGHQLKLIVSNSSLLLEERKRFCRAMGKSVSLLRDQTSSHEDVADRLNELKDTAVRLGLEVLAAVARVDNFVCDLISELDEIAIITVRAQYVETILSCFNFGFEYMKEVSRLVGSEDRSDFCEALVNFATKWMDFVVGKCEKGRGRRPRWATQGLEFLILACESNLSRLSEANYRILKRKMNDCITHVIGEAGDTPPSSAGGSASHWRSNSPTTALTLDRRRLIGPSPLRPSTTTGARRSASVPSMMYNPLTIPTLGTATDTAEEEDATPPPSSTGSSTSSGVNISDSPPSSSTTILHPPLLRTGSSEAHVRPIELGPIRRFDSTDMSSALLSPASTVTTPGLLETSLKAGIERQGRRFETIRRHLERLDNERMAKLKKKRIIGSVSEKMTTVTRDTVGLRVRHVNFPWQRGRKIGEGRYGKVYTSVNMETGELMAVKEIHFQGNSHSAVKELEDEISILEELHHPNLVRYFGVEVHKEEMFIFMEYCGEGTIWNVAKQGLPEPMIRSYTKQILVAISVLHENGIVHRDVKGVNIFLSSDGLIKLGDFGCSVKLQNLNTTRPGEISSTRGTVAYMAPEVITSDPSVGSGRAADIWSLGCVVVEMTTGKRPWPEFDHEYSIMFQVGSGKSPASPDRLSDEGKNFLRLCFEHNPRTRWTANKLLNHAFVKVGTPDLELTV, from the exons ATGGACAAGCAATCGACGCCAATCGCTTTTCCGGCATCCTCTTACGCAAGGTCCGACTCGAGCGgcattgacgacgaagactaCAGCGCAGAATTCGGCacgacgccgccgttcaCCGCGCGAATgctgaaaaaggaaaaggagaagtcGTTCGGTCGCAAAAAGCCTCCGAAAACGGCCTTTTCAAAGCGCCTATCGGACCCGCTCGTGGAAACGAAAGCCTTCTCGACCCAAtccgcgtcgccgtcgacgacagacgacgctcgtcgtcacgcaatcagttcgacgatcgaaaggAAGCGAAATCGAGACGCGAAACAAGCCGAACAGCGAATATTCGCTCTTGGCAACgatttcggcggcggcggcgtagCGGCCGcttcgaaagaagaaatttcggacgacgacaacgacaacggcgacgaagaagaagaaatcgttccTCCGACCACGCCCCTCTcgccgaacgtcgtcgccgcgcgacACGAATTCTGCAAAACGTACGCCATGCTCGTCAAACTCGGAACGAATAAGCGACGCGAAAAggaagccgtcgtcgtcggtccgccgccgccttcgtcgtcgccgttgtcgtctcCCGTGGTGACGGTGCGTCGTCACTTTTCCCATCCGTTGCTCGGCgccagcggcggcggcggcggcgtgcaAATCTCGCTCATGAACGAATTGTGGATTGAGTTGCAAGCGTACATCGATTGTCGAACGTACGACGAAGAGGTCGCTTTTCTTAGTCAAGCTCGCTATCAAGTTGGCaccgtcatcgacgacatcgtgAATTTTAGTATGAAGAAAGTAAAGGAGaacgctgccgccgccgccgccgccgccgcggcagcggcggcgaaggcgaaaaaggCTATTgaacgttcgtcgtctccaCAGCAACTTCCACACGTGCTATCGACAGGTCCAGAAGATTCCTTGATTATATCGCACAGCTATCATCgcgaggacgacgaagaggaggagaacgacgatcgaacgcTGATCAATAGCGccgattttgacgaagacgacaccGCCGTAGCTGCCgtagccgccgccgccgacgtcggtCATCCGTCTTGTCCAATCAACATGCCGCAAAAGAAATTCGCGTCGCCATCCGGAACGCGTCGCGTCACCACATCCGAAAGTCCCGTGTCGAGCATCACactccaacgtcgtcgaccggcagtgacggcggcgtcggcgtcggaagAGGTGATTTTTCGCGAGGCGAGTTGCATCACGCGCGAGCAATTGGACGcgctcgacgccgttcgtcTGCTCATGATGCGACTGGAGAACAGTCAGAGCTACTATCCGACGCTCGGCAGCCTCGCGCGCGACTATCCCCTCTACAACGGCGACATGTTTCAGCGTCGATTGCGCGCGCTCAATCTCTGGTACAACGTCATGACCGACTTGCATCAGAAAATCGAGTCGCTCACCGCGTGGCTCggcgtcaccgtcgccgttcgtcCGTACGGCAGTCGCGTCAAGTCGCTTCGTTCACAGGCACTTCGACGACTCAGTCTCCAAACGACGATGAGTCGACCGCGAGCGAATACGACGAGTCTTCgtcacgacgccgtcgccaccgtcgccgcgatcgGTCGCGAGCGCATACGATCGGAGGAGTGCAAcggcgcggcggcggcggcggcggcgtcgctgCCGCCGGAGTTGCTTCTCCGCGTCGCcagcggcgacgatccgGACTCGCGCGAGAAACAAGAAATCATACGGAGTTTGTTTTACACGTcgggcggcgtcggcggcggatcGATGCGCgccgacgaggcgacgagtACGAGTCGATATCGCGCGTTCGTTGATAAGGCGTTGAAGCAAATGAGTCTGGGTAAATTGATGGGAAAGTTGCGACGGCTTCTTCATCCGACGTTGAAACGGGCTCACAATGCGTTGACGCTGACGGAACAGTCGCGAAgcgtttcgttcgacgacgagcagcgATACGAGGAGGTCAtgctcgcgtcgtcgccggcgtcgccgccgccgcgcgatTTCAGTCGGCAGGCGTCCGGAgtgccgtcggcgtcgaagcgacggaaaGCGCGCGTCGCTTTGTCGTACGAGATCACGCGTATggcgttgccgtcgtttcgGATGCCGTTCATACGGATGCTCGCCGTGCCGGTGGACGTGATACACGAGTGCATGCGATTGAGATTGGAGCATAAGCCGCAGAAGGAGCCGTCGGCGCTGAGCATCAAGCAG TTGATTGTCGAGTATAAGGAAGCTATCAAAGcggccgtcgacgcgaagaagTATTTTCGAAAGATGCTCGCTGGCGTCATTCACCTTGACGGCATCCTTGCGGAAATAGTTGACAGCGAACGTGAAGatttcgaagacgatttgaaagatACTCTAGAG gtctATTTTGAATATTTCGTCAGCTACGTCAACATGCTCCAGGTGACGACAGAAGCGTCGAGAGGACTAAAACATTTGCTGGAAGAAGAGTGGCAATTTGTCAAGGAAATAACGCCTCACATTCGCAGTGCGGAAGCCGAAGCCGGCCGCCGTTTTTG cgtaATGGCGGCTAGCTTGCTCGTAATGACGGCCGACTATTTACAAGGCGGCATCGATCATTGCTTCTCCTCCTTGGAAGAAGGCGAATTGTACTACATGGAGCAGCAGAA GCGACACAAAGTCATCGACGTGTGTCGCTACATCAAGTCGCTTTTTCACGAGGCTCGCGAGCGCGCGTCCAAAGCGCTCGGCTTCGCAAAAATGCTTCGAAAA GATTTGGAGATTGCCGCTGATTTTACCTACTCCATTCCGACGGAACATCTTCTAGAAGACCTAAAAGCTACCGAACACGTCCAAGTGAAAGTCGTTCACGAAGGGGAGTACATGATGTTCGTTCCGCAATCGCTGAAAGACAGCTCTCC TCaaatcgttcaactgttgaATGTGACGTGCGGTCGCGAGGAGAGCGGTGCGGGCGTCGGGGCTCAACTTCGCGGCGGCTATCTGCTCTTATTGCCCGTACGCGGCCTGAGACACTCTCCCGGGTCGTCGTTGGGACTTGGCGAGGACGACGCGAccggagcggcggcggcggcgacggctgaTTCTTTAGGTGTCGAATGGACGGGTCCCACCGTCGAAGTGAATATAGATATTGAAACGACTATTGGATTGACTGCTGTGCAG GTTGGTCATCAGCTGAAGCTGATTGTTAGCAATTCGTCGCTGCTCTTAGAGGAGCGAAAGCGGTTCTGTCGCGCCATGGGAAAGTCCGTTTCTCTATTGAGAGATCAGACGTCGAGTCACGAAGACGTCGCAGATCGTTTGAATGAACTAAAG GATACTGCTGTTCGTCTGGGCTTGGAAGTGTTGGCTGCCGTCGCTCGCGTGGACAATTTCGTTTGCGACCTCATCTCGGAGTTGGACGAAATTGCGATCATCACCGTTCGCGCGCAATACGTCGAGACTATTCTGAGCTGCTTCAATTTTGGCTTTGAG TACATGAAGGAAGTCAGTCGGCTTGTTGGTAGTGAAGATCGCTCGGATTTCTGCGAAGCTCTAGTTAATTTTGCCACCAAGTGGATGGATTTTGTTGTTGGAAAATGTGAAAAGGGGCGCGGAAGGCGACCAAG GTGGGCGACTCAGGGACTCGAATTCCTCATTCTCGCTTGCGAAAGCAATCTAAGCCGTCTCTCGGAAGCCAACTACCGG ATTCTCAAGCGAAAAATGAACGACTGTATCACACACGTGATCGGCGAAGCCGGCGACACTCCTCCCTCATCAG CTGGAGGATCAGCGTCTCATTGGCGCTCCAACAGTCCCACGACTGCGTTGACCTTGGACCGTCGGCGTCTCATTGGACCGTCGCCGCTGCGtccatcgacgacgacaggaGCGCGACGCAGCGCCTCGGTTCCCTCCATGATGTATAACCCCTTGACAATACCGACATTGGGAACTGCTACGGATACGGCCGAGGAAGAGGatgcgacgccgccgccgtcgtcgaccggatcgtcgacgtcgtctggtGTAAACATCAGCGACAGtccaccgtcgtcgtcgacgacgattttacATC CTCCTCTTTTGAGAACGGGATCGTCGGAGGCTCACGTGCGTCCGATTGAATTGGGtcccattcgtcgttttgacagCACCGATATGAGCTCCGCTTTATTAAGTCCGGCGAGCACTGTCACCACGCCGGGTTTACTGGAAACGAGTCTCAAGGCGGGAATCGAACGCCAAGGTCGCCGATTCGAGacaattcgacgtcatttggAACGGCTCGATAACGAGCGAATGGcgaaactgaaaaagaaacgcattATTGGATCGGTGAGCGAAAAGATGACGACGGTGACGCGAGACACCGTTGGGCTGCGCGTGAGGCACGTAAATTTTCCGTGGCAAAGAGGACGAAAGATAG GGGAAGGGAGATACGGAAAAGTTTATACGAGCGTAAATATGGAGACGGGCGAATTGATGGCCGTTAAAGAG ATTCATTTTCAAGGCAATTCTCACAGCGCTGTCAAGGAGCTCGAAGACGAGATCTCAATTCTCGAAGAGCTTCATCATCCTAATCTCGTTCGCTATTTTGGAGTCGAAGTGCACAAG GAAGAGATGTTTATTTTTATGGAATACTGCGGCGAGGGAACGATCTGGAACGTAGCTAAGCAAGGGTTGCCCGAGCCGATGATTCGCTCCTACACCAAGCAAATTCTCGTTGCCATTTCTGTGCTTCACGAAAACGGAATCGTTCATAGAGACGTGAAAG GTGTCAACATCTTCTTATCTTCCGACGGTCTCATCAAATTGGGAGACTTCGGCTGTTCGGTCAAGCTGCAGAATTTGAATACTACTCGACCGGGAGAAATCAGTTCGACTCGTGGGACAGTTG CCTACATGGCTCCCGAAGTAATAACGAGTGATCCGAGCGTCGGTAGCGGCAGAGCGGCTGATATATGGAGTCTGGGATgtgtcgtcgttgaaatgACCACCGGaaag AGGCCGTGGCCGGAGTTTGATCACGAGTACAGCATTATGTTTCAAGTCGGAAGCGGGAAATCGCCGGCCTCGCCAGATCGGCTAAGTGACGAAggaaagaattttcttcgACTATGCTTTGAGCACAATCCGCGAACCCGATGGACTGCTAATAAATTGTTGAATCACGCCTTTGTCAAA GTTGGAACGCCCGACCTTGAATTGACAGTTTAG
- the LOC136192785 gene encoding 3-oxoacyl-[acyl-carrier-protein] reductase FabG-like: MASLASKVVLITGASSGIGAATSRHFVGLGCRLAITGRNADNLEKTAADCRKIKSGAEILTIVGDLAKEEDVKRVFDATINHYKEIDVLVNNAGILTLGSIETTPLEDFDRVMNINVRAMFQLTQLAVPYLVKSKGAVVNVSSVNGLRSFPGVLSYCVSKAAVDMFTQCTALDLAAKGVRVNAVNPGVIITELQKRGGLSEEKYAAFIERSKTTHALGRPGDVDEVAKAIAFLASDDASFTTGATFPVDGGRHAMCPR; the protein is encoded by the exons ATGGCGTCGCTTGCGAGTAAAGTCGTTCTTATCACAG GTGCTAGTTCCGGCATTGGAGCTGCAACGAGTCGTCATTTTGTCGGGCTCGGCTGCCGGCTGGCGATAACGGGAAGAAACGCCGACAATCTCGAAAAAACGGCCGCAGATtgcagaaaaattaaatccGGCGCCGAGATTCTGACAATCGTCGGCGACTTGgcgaaggaagaagacgtaAAGCGAgttttcgacgcgacgataAATCACTacaaagaaatcgacgttctcgttaACAATGCGGGCATTCTGACGCTGGGATcgatcgaaacgacgccacTCGAGGACTTTGACAGAGTAATGAATATCAACGTCAG AGCAATGTTTCAATTGACTCAACTCGCCGTACCCTATCTCGTAAAATCAAAAG GGGCTGTCGTCAATGTTTCTAGCGTGAACGGGCTCAGATCG TTTCCGGGGGTTTTGTCTTACTGCGTTTCCAAGGCAGCTGTCGACATGTTCACACAATGCACCGCTCTTG ATTTAGCCGCTAAAGGAGTGAGAGTCAACGCAGTAAA CCCTGGAGTGATTATCACTGAGCTCCAGAAACGCGGTGGACTGTCAGAGGAAAAATACGCTGCA TTCATTGAACGCAGCAAAACGACTCACGCTCTTGGTAGACCAGGTGATGTTGACGAAGTGGCCAAGGCCATTGCCTTCTTAGCATCAGATGATGCCTCATTTACTACGGGCGCCACTTTTCCGGTCGATGGTGGTAGACATGCAATGTGTCCGCGATAA